The following coding sequences lie in one Chitinivibrionales bacterium genomic window:
- a CDS encoding TolC family protein — protein MGKTTMKNVWLIVFVACALPGSRIAADTLTYQKALDIALRQSPEVVQAKLALEQSEETYRAAAAGQKLSVALSLTPLGFSNSLQLNNTYNLWATSRNLQSNADLTLSQPVWLTGGTITLVGDAGWNDLYTGLFNRENKSFDYRTTIGYSQPILLYNQLRTTLDEARLTLENSQLVYAMKVLSMEHDIAFDFYGLYEDQVNYEIAKDQLRDDQQSYEITKNKVLLGISAQSDLYQSEVTLAQSQSGMQNNEVTWENAAEAFKQRLAICIDSMIVIVVDTAARPVPIDLEKAVANGLQKRMELRQDAITLRNAEFNLLQTRSSGFASGAVNASVGLAGNSRDLNTLFQNPAKSEALSVSLQIPLWDFGANRANVKASELGVRMNRLTLENEKTTVVLSIRKEYRTILNLRSQIEIARGAEHNAQFTYDLNVQKYKTGAMSALDLNQYEIQLTQAKSALINAIVNLKIEMLNMKVLSLWDFEADKPVFPDITPIKD, from the coding sequence ATGGGTAAAACAACAATGAAGAACGTGTGGCTTATCGTTTTTGTCGCGTGCGCATTGCCCGGTTCGCGGATCGCCGCGGACACGTTGACATATCAGAAGGCGCTGGACATTGCCCTGAGGCAAAGCCCCGAGGTGGTGCAGGCCAAGCTCGCGCTGGAACAGAGCGAGGAGACGTATCGCGCCGCGGCCGCCGGCCAGAAACTGAGCGTCGCATTGTCGCTTACGCCCCTGGGCTTTTCAAACAGCCTGCAGCTCAATAATACCTACAACCTCTGGGCCACAAGCCGTAATTTGCAATCCAACGCCGATCTCACCCTGTCGCAGCCGGTCTGGCTCACGGGCGGCACGATCACGCTGGTCGGCGACGCGGGCTGGAACGATTTGTACACGGGCCTTTTCAACAGGGAAAACAAGTCATTCGATTACCGTACTACCATCGGATATTCACAGCCTATTCTCCTTTATAATCAACTCAGGACGACGCTGGACGAGGCGAGGCTGACACTGGAGAACAGCCAGCTGGTCTATGCGATGAAGGTCCTTTCGATGGAGCATGACATTGCATTCGATTTTTACGGGTTGTACGAGGACCAGGTCAACTATGAAATAGCCAAGGACCAGTTGCGCGACGATCAGCAGAGCTACGAAATCACCAAAAACAAAGTCCTGCTCGGGATTTCCGCCCAATCGGATCTCTATCAATCGGAGGTCACCCTTGCGCAGAGCCAATCGGGCATGCAGAACAACGAGGTTACCTGGGAGAATGCGGCGGAGGCATTCAAGCAGCGTCTCGCGATCTGCATCGATTCCATGATCGTTATCGTTGTGGATACCGCGGCCCGCCCCGTTCCCATCGATCTGGAAAAGGCGGTCGCCAATGGTTTGCAAAAGCGAATGGAGCTGCGCCAGGACGCCATTACCCTCCGGAACGCCGAGTTCAACCTCCTCCAGACGCGCAGCAGCGGCTTCGCGAGCGGTGCGGTCAACGCGTCCGTCGGCCTCGCAGGGAACTCGAGGGACCTCAACACCTTGTTTCAGAACCCGGCCAAGAGCGAGGCGCTTTCGGTGTCACTCCAGATTCCGCTCTGGGACTTCGGGGCCAACCGTGCAAACGTGAAGGCCTCCGAACTAGGGGTCCGCATGAATCGGCTCACGCTCGAAAACGAGAAGACCACCGTCGTTCTGTCGATCCGCAAGGAATACCGTACCATACTCAACCTCCGTTCCCAGATCGAAATCGCGCGCGGAGCGGAGCACAACGCGCAGTTCACCTACGACCTCAACGTCCAAAAGTACAAGACCGGAGCGATGAGTGCCCTCGACCTCAACCAGTACGAGATCCAACTCACCCAGGCCAAGAGCGCCTTGATAAATGCGATAGTCAATCTCAAGATCGAGATGCTCAACATGAAAGTCCTGAGCCTGTGGGATTTTGAAGCGGATAAACCGGTTTTTCCCGATATCACGCCCATCAAGGATTGA
- a CDS encoding efflux RND transporter permease subunit has protein sequence MQKLVAFSVKNPVAVLMAALAVLLLGALSYKRLGMELFPTLNNPRLYIALTAGERPPEEIEKQYVQKLEALAVRQRGASGVYSTCAVGMGHITVEYAWNTDMNEALLDLQKAVTAFAQTSDMDAVDVTHYDPNDEPVMILAFSNRKIDDMNAMRKTAETCVRTEIIRQPGIADVEICGQDQDEVEIKTNDYLLQAYGLSAAAIATQIQNFNRNVSGGSITELGLKYVVKGTGVFNSLADFEDLVVGFSQNAVPSTGQDTSAAAKTPIRLKDVATVALCNKDPQNIARINGVRCIGLRVYKESRFNTITAVNEIVHEIEHLRATLPGYEFTIVANQGKFIDESIGEMKQAALVGIFLAILVLLFFLRQLGPTVIIGVAIPFSIVATFNLMYFRGLTLNLMTLGGLALAAGRLVDDAVVVVENIIRNFESGIPIREAAVKGTAQVGTAVLASTITTVVVFLPIVYMHGISAELFRDQAWTVTFALFSSLVVALSLIPMLASRFLGKRQLHRSLRFAWYRDLLEKALSRRRTVLVCATALMAGSAAMIPFVGTEFFPAVGSRQFTVAVHLPEGTSLQRTAQTVSGIENLIKSVLGDAVQTVYSESGPVVTTSIATSNNQPQDENTAEIRVVLDPRRTMDAARAAALLSKSGIAGVGVTIQYKPEQNVLQNVLGRGEPPVVVQVKGDDLDILEKAADSIAVALRKVPGLANVSSNFEQGAPSIEIVVDRLRAGDYNASAADIATQLSDELLGRNAGQWNRNGELKDITVKFPAMTRPQLSRFMLVEAGSSVPLQDVAQVKQGFSPKEILRHDQTRLARITAGLAGGAAFSNVMQRVRQRLGAMELPPGCRLEISGDEQKRAESFQGLVAALALAILLVYMVLAAQLESLVHPFVIICTVPLAVIGVVPLFFILGKSFNIMALIGVIMLVGIVVSNAIVLLDAIRQLRLEGVSRREAILAAGERRFRPIVITSLTTILALLPLAFGFGEGAALRTPMALAVMGGLAASTLLTLVVIPCVYDVVDEIVQGTRRKK, from the coding sequence ATGCAAAAACTCGTCGCATTTTCGGTGAAGAACCCGGTGGCAGTTCTCATGGCCGCCCTGGCCGTGCTCCTGCTGGGCGCGCTTTCGTACAAACGGCTCGGCATGGAGCTCTTCCCGACCCTCAACAATCCCCGCTTGTATATCGCCCTCACTGCGGGCGAGCGGCCTCCCGAGGAAATCGAGAAACAGTACGTGCAGAAACTTGAGGCGCTGGCCGTTCGCCAGCGCGGCGCGTCCGGCGTGTATTCAACCTGCGCCGTCGGCATGGGCCACATCACTGTGGAGTATGCCTGGAACACCGACATGAACGAGGCGCTCCTTGATTTACAAAAGGCGGTCACGGCATTCGCCCAGACTTCCGACATGGACGCCGTCGACGTCACGCATTACGATCCCAACGACGAGCCCGTCATGATACTGGCATTCTCAAACAGGAAAATCGACGACATGAACGCGATGCGCAAGACCGCCGAAACCTGCGTGCGGACCGAGATAATACGGCAACCGGGGATCGCGGACGTCGAGATCTGCGGCCAAGACCAGGACGAGGTGGAAATAAAGACCAACGATTATCTCTTGCAGGCATACGGCCTGTCGGCGGCCGCGATCGCCACGCAGATACAGAACTTCAACCGGAACGTGTCGGGCGGATCGATCACCGAGCTTGGGCTCAAGTACGTCGTGAAAGGCACGGGCGTGTTCAACTCGCTCGCCGACTTCGAAGACCTTGTCGTCGGCTTCAGCCAGAACGCAGTTCCGTCGACCGGCCAGGACACCTCTGCGGCGGCCAAGACGCCGATACGCCTCAAGGATGTCGCGACCGTGGCGCTGTGCAACAAGGATCCGCAGAACATCGCCCGTATCAACGGCGTGCGGTGCATCGGGCTCCGGGTGTACAAGGAAAGCAGGTTCAACACCATTACCGCCGTGAATGAAATCGTGCATGAAATAGAGCATCTGCGCGCAACGCTGCCCGGGTACGAATTCACGATTGTCGCGAACCAGGGCAAATTCATCGATGAATCGATAGGCGAAATGAAGCAGGCGGCCCTCGTCGGGATATTTCTTGCGATCCTTGTCCTCCTTTTTTTCCTGCGGCAACTCGGACCGACGGTCATCATCGGCGTTGCGATCCCCTTTTCCATCGTCGCGACGTTCAACCTGATGTACTTCCGGGGGCTCACGCTCAACCTCATGACTCTGGGAGGGCTGGCGCTCGCCGCGGGCCGCCTCGTGGATGACGCCGTGGTCGTGGTGGAGAACATCATCAGGAATTTCGAGTCGGGAATTCCCATCCGTGAAGCGGCGGTCAAGGGAACGGCCCAGGTGGGAACCGCGGTGCTCGCCTCGACCATCACGACCGTGGTGGTCTTTCTTCCGATCGTGTACATGCACGGGATTTCCGCGGAGCTGTTCCGCGACCAGGCGTGGACGGTGACGTTCGCGCTGTTCTCGTCCCTCGTCGTGGCGCTCAGCCTCATTCCGATGCTGGCGTCGCGGTTTCTCGGAAAAAGGCAGCTGCACCGGTCTCTGCGGTTCGCCTGGTACCGCGACCTTCTCGAAAAAGCGCTCTCACGGCGGCGCACGGTTTTGGTCTGCGCGACCGCGCTCATGGCCGGAAGCGCGGCCATGATACCCTTCGTGGGCACCGAATTTTTCCCCGCCGTCGGGTCCCGCCAGTTCACCGTTGCCGTGCATCTTCCAGAAGGTACGAGCCTTCAGCGGACGGCGCAAACCGTAAGCGGCATCGAAAACCTCATCAAATCGGTGCTCGGCGACGCCGTACAAACCGTTTACAGCGAAAGCGGGCCGGTGGTGACGACCAGCATCGCGACGTCCAATAATCAGCCGCAGGACGAGAACACCGCCGAAATACGGGTGGTGCTCGATCCGCGCCGGACCATGGACGCCGCGCGGGCGGCGGCCCTTCTCTCAAAGTCCGGCATCGCGGGAGTCGGGGTCACCATCCAATACAAGCCGGAGCAGAACGTGCTGCAAAACGTGCTGGGCCGGGGCGAGCCTCCGGTGGTGGTGCAGGTGAAGGGCGACGATCTTGACATATTGGAGAAGGCCGCCGACTCCATCGCCGTCGCGCTGCGGAAGGTCCCCGGACTGGCGAACGTGTCCTCAAACTTCGAGCAGGGAGCCCCCTCCATCGAGATAGTCGTCGACAGACTCCGGGCCGGCGACTACAATGCCAGCGCCGCCGACATCGCGACCCAGCTTTCCGACGAACTGCTTGGCAGGAACGCCGGGCAATGGAACCGCAACGGCGAGCTCAAGGACATCACCGTCAAATTTCCGGCCATGACCAGGCCGCAGCTCTCGAGGTTCATGCTTGTCGAGGCCGGTTCCAGCGTTCCCCTCCAGGACGTGGCGCAGGTGAAGCAGGGTTTTTCCCCAAAGGAAATCCTGCGTCACGACCAAACACGGTTGGCACGGATCACGGCCGGGCTCGCCGGGGGTGCGGCATTCAGCAACGTGATGCAGCGCGTTCGTCAGAGGCTCGGCGCGATGGAGCTTCCGCCGGGATGCCGGCTGGAAATATCGGGAGACGAACAGAAGCGCGCCGAATCGTTCCAAGGCCTCGTTGCCGCGCTTGCATTGGCCATCCTTCTTGTCTACATGGTTCTGGCGGCGCAGCTCGAATCCCTGGTCCATCCCTTCGTCATCATCTGCACCGTGCCCCTTGCCGTAATAGGGGTGGTGCCCCTGTTCTTTATTCTGGGGAAATCGTTCAACATTATGGCGCTGATCGGGGTGATCATGCTCGTGGGCATCGTGGTGAGCAACGCCATCGTGCTCCTCGATGCCATCCGTCAATTGCGGCTTGAGGGCGTCTCGCGCCGCGAGGCGATCCTTGCGGCGGGAGAGCGCCGGTTCCGGCCCATCGTGATCACGAGCCTCACGACGATCCTTGCGCTCCTTCCCCTCGCGTTCGGATTCGGGGAAGGGGCCGCGCTGCGCACGCCCATGGCCCTTGCGGTGATGGGCGGCCTGGCCGCCTCAACGCTCCTCACGCTGGTGGTCATTCCCTGCGTGTACGATGTCGTGGACGAGATCGTACAGGGTACACGGCGCAAGAAATGA
- a CDS encoding efflux RND transporter permease subunit: protein MIKLFNRKILIGVLFAGICLMGIVSLRNLPLELYPDTELPMLLIRVASRIDVDPSYMENSAVIPLEGAAALLDRVESILSYSEPKRGTIYVYFDKDVNVKYAFLKLQQQVALVKADSQIPPQFTVTVDKVNTESAVNQFMTLQVRGGGGVDRLRNIADQQIAPALSDVDGVASAQVFGGRSKTVEIVMDDDACRAAGITPSRIQNLLARNNNAREYAGAIREGGRRFFVNVDAEFRKLSDIEDIMVSNRNGKVFLKDIAKVFYGVKEPTTLSRVNGKDAVTVQLVRDAQANMIDLSHAVQAAVARLNRTLAPQDVQIVVQANTADDIEQGLNQIAMLAVIGCLLAVWVLWVFLRNLRLTLIVAAAIPVSVLGAFNLFYITGITLNSLTLVGMALAVGMLVDSSVVVMENIYRLAGRGLEAERAVVRGTAEVFRPVLASTLTTAIVFVPFLFASDFTIRLIGKHVGVSVIATLFIALLTAFLLVPTAVLLGLRRHRQGFTFRKVGFHTPAVRFYRVLLKGALRHPVPTVCGATAVFLASLGVCLLQGGEAAPQAQANQFSLYLTMPAGATLDKTDFAVRELEKRLQGIAEARDLLSMVYEDEAVLTIKLRDDFGGVAGRSLAQVKSDIQKRLDNFQLGSVGFSQPASSSRYRGAPGGAVSAARMQLLMGGGQDETVTVRGDDFSQMEAVADNIRYELQNLPSVQSVQLDIPGRQGEVHLLFDARLMRQYGIGLQSVASELSGFTQEMASGLTFKQGADQYDIMVTSKAASVQQQAGASAGRKDAAGDTKTLDELSNVPIAASDGTDHLLNEVSQIIRASGPASINRANQEHRIQITYRFTDDIAASRELLRASRQEVDNILAAMTFPNGLSVESVHGQSGLSDFVYLIGAAVLLIFMILAAVFESLTAPLVMMLSIPLAAIGAFWLLSATGRNLLNANSLMGFLILLGVVVGNGIILIDFVRVLRGRGFSTARALITAGQDRIRPIIITAITTAAGMLPLALGNAGTLGSIGAPFALTVIGGIISAALFTLVFLPTCYLGLESSLAYLRGLSWKVNAVQLSGFALAAVLIFLNVDNPVWRLCDLVIAAAAIPAAVWFVRSSLRRAAPAGKGAEPVSITIRNVQKLYGMPGRFSREWGDAVDAVSREPGAADWGGLLWQAPLLAFLVYFVYWYLESELWQAVFAVVAYGYLLFFVKKFGVFRLCRRLWKGFGADAELRILEAIRWSIPGANLVFFQFRWNRLHVVAAAGFVWYTALAVLATARWLDGRPDFRAGQWPKPWGGLAAAYCAFVKNLPLPGRRRPTFHALKGVSLHIEPGMYGLLGPNGAGKSTLMRIVAGVYDQTYGKVYINGRDTARHREELQGLIGYLPQEFGSYPNLTAWEFLDYQAILKGLHDPTLRKDRIGQVLSEVHMTEHARGTIGSFSGGMRQRIGIAQILLHLPRILIVDEPTAGLDPGERIRFRNLLAELGRDRIVIFSTHVIEDISSSCNRLAVLMSGELRYEGTPADMLGRAAGRVWQATIDAGEYDSFAASAAVVHRIGDRGRIQVRCIADAIPHPQALPAPPTLEDAYLCLMREKRKKEA, encoded by the coding sequence ATGATCAAGCTTTTCAACCGCAAGATTCTGATAGGCGTGCTCTTCGCGGGCATCTGCCTCATGGGAATCGTTTCCCTGCGCAACCTGCCGCTCGAGCTTTACCCGGACACCGAACTGCCCATGCTGCTCATCCGCGTCGCCAGCCGTATCGACGTGGACCCTTCCTACATGGAGAACAGCGCCGTGATCCCGCTGGAAGGCGCGGCGGCGCTTCTTGACAGAGTGGAGAGTATCCTCTCGTATTCGGAGCCCAAGCGCGGCACCATCTACGTCTATTTCGACAAGGACGTGAACGTCAAGTACGCCTTCCTCAAGCTGCAGCAGCAGGTTGCCCTTGTCAAGGCGGATTCGCAGATACCTCCGCAGTTCACCGTCACGGTCGACAAGGTGAACACGGAGTCGGCCGTCAACCAGTTCATGACCCTCCAGGTGCGCGGCGGCGGAGGCGTCGACCGCCTGCGCAACATCGCGGACCAGCAAATCGCGCCCGCCCTTTCCGACGTGGACGGCGTGGCCAGCGCCCAGGTGTTCGGCGGCCGCAGCAAGACGGTTGAGATCGTCATGGACGATGACGCCTGCCGGGCGGCGGGCATCACCCCCAGCCGCATCCAGAACCTCCTCGCAAGGAACAACAACGCCCGCGAGTACGCGGGCGCGATCCGCGAGGGGGGGAGGCGATTCTTCGTCAACGTGGACGCGGAGTTCCGGAAACTGTCGGACATCGAAGACATCATGGTGAGCAACAGGAACGGAAAGGTGTTTCTCAAAGACATCGCCAAGGTCTTCTACGGAGTCAAGGAACCCACCACGCTAAGCCGGGTGAACGGGAAGGATGCGGTCACCGTGCAGCTGGTGCGCGACGCGCAGGCGAACATGATCGACCTCTCGCACGCCGTGCAGGCGGCCGTGGCAAGGCTCAACCGGACCCTGGCGCCGCAGGACGTGCAGATCGTTGTCCAGGCAAACACCGCCGACGACATCGAGCAGGGGCTCAACCAGATCGCGATGCTTGCGGTCATCGGGTGCCTCTTGGCGGTGTGGGTGCTGTGGGTATTTCTGCGCAACCTGCGCCTCACGCTGATCGTCGCGGCCGCGATTCCGGTGTCCGTGCTCGGAGCTTTCAACTTGTTTTATATCACCGGGATCACCCTCAACAGCCTCACCCTGGTGGGCATGGCCCTCGCCGTCGGGATGCTGGTGGACAGCAGCGTCGTGGTCATGGAAAACATCTACCGACTCGCGGGACGCGGGCTGGAGGCTGAGCGGGCGGTTGTCCGGGGCACGGCCGAGGTCTTCCGGCCCGTGCTTGCGTCGACGCTCACCACGGCGATCGTTTTCGTTCCCTTCCTGTTCGCGTCCGATTTCACGATCCGGCTCATCGGCAAGCACGTGGGCGTTTCGGTGATCGCGACGCTTTTCATAGCGCTCCTCACCGCCTTTCTGCTGGTGCCGACGGCGGTGCTGCTCGGGCTGCGGCGGCACCGGCAGGGCTTTACTTTCAGGAAGGTCGGATTTCACACCCCCGCCGTCCGTTTTTACCGCGTCCTGCTCAAGGGGGCGCTGCGCCATCCGGTGCCGACCGTCTGCGGGGCGACGGCCGTGTTTTTGGCCTCCCTCGGCGTGTGCCTGCTGCAGGGGGGCGAGGCCGCGCCTCAGGCCCAAGCCAACCAGTTTTCCCTGTACCTCACCATGCCGGCGGGCGCCACGCTTGACAAGACGGATTTCGCCGTGCGCGAGTTGGAAAAACGGCTGCAGGGCATCGCGGAGGCCCGCGATCTCCTGAGCATGGTGTACGAGGACGAGGCCGTGCTCACCATAAAGCTCCGGGATGATTTCGGCGGCGTCGCCGGCAGGAGCCTCGCGCAGGTCAAGTCGGACATCCAGAAGAGGCTCGACAATTTCCAGCTCGGAAGCGTGGGCTTTTCCCAGCCTGCATCAAGTTCGCGTTACCGAGGCGCGCCCGGCGGGGCCGTTTCGGCGGCGAGGATGCAGCTGCTCATGGGCGGCGGCCAGGACGAGACCGTCACGGTGCGCGGCGACGACTTTTCGCAGATGGAGGCGGTCGCCGACAACATCAGGTACGAGTTGCAAAACCTCCCCTCCGTGCAATCGGTCCAGCTCGATATTCCTGGGCGTCAAGGCGAAGTCCATCTGCTGTTCGATGCCCGGCTCATGCGGCAATACGGGATCGGGCTGCAGTCCGTCGCATCCGAACTTTCCGGGTTCACACAGGAGATGGCTTCGGGCCTCACCTTCAAGCAGGGCGCCGACCAGTACGACATCATGGTGACATCGAAGGCCGCCTCGGTGCAGCAGCAGGCGGGCGCCTCAGCGGGCCGCAAGGACGCGGCCGGCGACACCAAGACCCTCGACGAACTGAGCAACGTTCCCATCGCCGCATCCGACGGAACGGACCACCTTCTCAACGAGGTGAGCCAAATCATACGCGCCAGCGGTCCCGCGAGCATCAACAGGGCCAATCAAGAGCACCGCATCCAGATAACCTACCGATTTACAGACGATATTGCCGCGTCCCGGGAGCTTTTGCGGGCCTCGCGGCAGGAGGTCGACAATATCCTGGCCGCCATGACCTTTCCGAACGGGCTTTCGGTGGAATCCGTTCACGGGCAAAGCGGGTTGAGCGACTTTGTCTACCTCATCGGGGCCGCGGTTCTGCTTATTTTCATGATCCTCGCGGCGGTGTTCGAATCCCTCACCGCGCCACTCGTGATGATGCTCTCGATTCCGCTGGCGGCAATCGGCGCCTTCTGGCTGTTGTCCGCCACCGGCCGCAACCTGCTTAACGCGAACTCGCTGATGGGTTTTCTGATCCTGCTCGGGGTCGTGGTGGGCAACGGCATAATCCTCATCGATTTCGTGCGCGTGCTGCGCGGCCGCGGCTTCTCAACGGCGCGGGCGCTCATCACCGCGGGACAGGACCGGATACGCCCCATTATTATCACCGCAATCACCACCGCGGCAGGGATGCTGCCCCTCGCACTCGGAAATGCCGGGACGCTCGGCTCCATCGGCGCCCCCTTCGCCCTCACGGTGATCGGAGGGATAATCTCCGCCGCGCTCTTCACGCTGGTATTTCTCCCGACTTGTTACCTTGGCCTGGAATCCTCGCTCGCGTATCTGCGCGGCCTTTCCTGGAAGGTCAACGCGGTTCAGCTTTCCGGTTTTGCGCTTGCGGCAGTCCTGATATTCCTGAATGTCGACAACCCGGTGTGGCGGCTTTGCGACCTGGTTATCGCGGCAGCGGCCATTCCGGCAGCGGTGTGGTTCGTCCGTTCCAGCCTGCGGCGCGCGGCGCCCGCCGGAAAAGGCGCGGAACCGGTATCGATCACGATACGCAACGTCCAGAAGCTCTACGGCATGCCGGGTCGTTTTTCCAGGGAATGGGGCGACGCTGTGGACGCGGTCTCGCGGGAACCGGGCGCCGCCGATTGGGGAGGCCTGCTGTGGCAGGCGCCTCTGCTCGCGTTTCTTGTCTATTTTGTCTACTGGTATCTCGAAAGCGAGTTGTGGCAGGCCGTCTTTGCCGTGGTCGCCTATGGTTACCTGTTGTTTTTTGTCAAGAAATTCGGCGTCTTCCGGCTATGCCGGCGGCTATGGAAGGGATTTGGGGCGGATGCTGAGTTGCGGATCCTGGAGGCAATCCGGTGGTCGATCCCCGGGGCAAATTTGGTGTTCTTTCAATTCCGGTGGAACAGGCTCCACGTGGTGGCGGCGGCGGGTTTTGTATGGTACACGGCCCTTGCCGTGCTTGCAACGGCCAGATGGCTGGATGGCCGCCCGGATTTCCGCGCGGGCCAATGGCCGAAGCCCTGGGGCGGCCTTGCGGCCGCTTATTGCGCCTTTGTAAAGAACCTGCCCCTGCCCGGACGGCGCCGTCCTACCTTCCACGCGCTTAAGGGCGTGAGCCTGCACATCGAGCCGGGCATGTACGGGCTTCTCGGCCCAAACGGCGCCGGCAAGAGCACGCTCATGCGCATCGTGGCGGGCGTCTACGATCAGACCTACGGCAAGGTGTACATCAACGGCAGGGACACTGCCCGGCACCGCGAGGAACTGCAAGGCCTCATCGGGTACCTGCCGCAGGAATTCGGGAGCTACCCGAACTTGACAGCATGGGAATTCCTCGATTACCAGGCCATCCTCAAGGGCCTGCACGACCCCACGCTGCGCAAAGATCGAATCGGCCAGGTGCTTTCGGAGGTCCATATGACCGAGCATGCACGCGGGACCATCGGGTCGTTTTCGGGCGGCATGCGGCAGCGCATCGGCATCGCGCAAATCCTGCTGCATCTGCCGCGCATCCTGATCGTCGACGAGCCCACCGCGGGGCTCGATCCCGGCGAGCGCATCCGGTTTCGCAACCTCCTGGCGGAGCTGGGCCGCGATCGAATCGTCATTTTTTCCACCCACGTCATCGAGGACATTTCCTCGTCCTGCAACCGGCTGGCGGTGCTCATGTCAGGCGAATTGCGCTACGAGGGCACTCCCGCCGATATGCTCGGCCGGGCCGCCGGCCGCGTCTGGCAGGCAACCATTGACGCAGGGGAATACGACTCGTTTGCCGCCTCGGCGGCGGTGGTCCATCGCATCGGCGACCGCGGCCGCATCCAGGTGCGCTGCATCGCGGACGCGATTCCGCATCCGCAGGCCCTGCCGGCGCCTCCGACGCTCGAAGACGCTTATTTGTGCCTCATGCGTGAGAAGAGAAAGAAGGAAGCATGA
- a CDS encoding VWA domain-containing protein — MNHSLTKNTFGRVCLMIPLLFTTLFAVQRCELTFSACPETFNGDTIVVPDDVTKLNALVHVCIEGPAGVPSILFVIDNTGSMKGPNGNDPTGARFNVAKDLLDTILAKQPNAEVGIEVFREHLYFDTTTTQYYYTQYFETVHPTLDSEPRQAYLPFLGLAQTYGSKRGIDIIKDVLMTDATGGDLVYKPSWTEPTSGETNINGALKVEK; from the coding sequence ATGAATCATTCCTTGACAAAAAATACCTTTGGGCGTGTTTGCCTCATGATACCCCTGCTGTTCACGACGCTCTTCGCCGTGCAGCGCTGCGAACTGACGTTTTCGGCGTGTCCGGAAACGTTTAACGGCGACACGATCGTCGTGCCGGACGATGTGACGAAGCTGAACGCGCTCGTGCACGTGTGCATCGAAGGGCCGGCGGGCGTGCCTTCCATCCTGTTTGTCATCGACAACACCGGAAGCATGAAAGGCCCTAACGGCAACGACCCGACGGGCGCGCGGTTTAACGTGGCAAAGGACCTGCTCGACACCATCCTGGCGAAGCAGCCGAATGCGGAGGTGGGAATTGAAGTATTCCGCGAGCATTTATATTTCGATACCACGACCACGCAATACTATTACACACAGTATTTCGAGACCGTGCATCCAACCTTGGACAGCGAACCGCGTCAGGCGTACCTGCCCTTTCTGGGACTGGCTCAGACCTACGGGAGCAAGAGAGGAATCGACATCATAAAAGACGTCCTCATGACGGACGCTACGGGCGGCGATCTGGTCTATAAGCCATCGTGGACGGAACCCACCAGCGGAGAGACCAACATCAACGGCGCATTGAAAGTTGAAAAGTAA
- a CDS encoding efflux RND transporter periplasmic adaptor subunit — translation MRTVKMVLGGVAAMILASCGSQQSQDGTTVIVPVSAQEVKPQSISRLLETTGTVNAEKEVTLSSEVTAYYSLQVNPRTKKPYALNDWVEETDTIIRLSDEDYESTNRVEAQKLSQDIARNTLSQEQSLYDKGGAASNDLQNAQLAYSNAKYNYTDAAFKESKLFIKTPFAGVLTALPYYTQNTRVPSGSVMLSAMEYSRLYLQCKLPAQDMADLRLGQTVLVTNYTVQNDTVMGTVSQISPAIDPTSRTFEAVCIINNSGKKFLPGMFVKADIVVAHKDSTVVVPKTVVLSDLKGHSVFVVDRGRAQLRAIKTGIESDNRIEILQGVSVGDRLVVKGFETLQDGSRVKVLE, via the coding sequence ATGCGCACAGTCAAGATGGTCCTCGGCGGCGTCGCCGCCATGATTCTGGCCTCCTGCGGGAGCCAGCAATCGCAAGACGGCACCACGGTCATCGTGCCGGTTTCGGCTCAGGAGGTGAAGCCGCAATCGATTTCGCGGCTCCTGGAGACGACCGGGACCGTAAATGCCGAAAAGGAAGTCACGCTATCGAGTGAGGTGACGGCGTATTACAGCCTGCAGGTAAACCCGCGAACGAAGAAGCCGTACGCCCTCAACGACTGGGTCGAGGAGACAGACACCATCATCAGGCTTTCCGACGAGGATTATGAAAGCACCAACCGCGTGGAAGCCCAGAAGCTTTCACAAGACATAGCGCGGAACACGCTTTCGCAGGAACAGTCGCTGTACGACAAGGGCGGGGCCGCATCCAACGATCTGCAGAACGCACAACTTGCGTACTCCAACGCCAAATACAATTATACGGACGCAGCGTTCAAGGAGTCCAAACTGTTCATCAAGACCCCGTTTGCGGGTGTGCTCACCGCGCTTCCGTATTACACGCAGAACACCAGGGTGCCCAGCGGATCGGTGATGCTGTCGGCCATGGAATATTCCCGTCTCTACCTTCAGTGCAAACTGCCCGCGCAGGACATGGCCGACCTTCGCCTCGGCCAGACCGTGCTGGTCACCAACTACACAGTGCAAAATGACACTGTCATGGGTACTGTTTCGCAGATTTCTCCCGCTATAGACCCGACATCGCGCACGTTCGAGGCCGTATGCATCATCAACAACTCGGGGAAGAAATTCCTTCCCGGGATGTTCGTCAAGGCCGACATCGTGGTCGCGCACAAAGACAGCACGGTTGTTGTTCCCAAGACCGTGGTGCTTTCCGACCTCAAGGGCCACAGCGTCTTTGTGGTGGACCGGGGCCGGGCCCAGCTTCGCGCGATCAAGACCGGCATAGAAAGCGACAACCGGATCGAGATACTCCAGGGAGTCTCGGTGGGGGATCGATTGGTCGTTAAGGGCTTCGAGACCCTTCAGGACGGCAGCCGGGTGAAGGTTCTGGAGTAA